From the Bacteroidia bacterium genome, one window contains:
- a CDS encoding cytochrome c — translation MKKLFIYSFFLFFTCVEFYSCDDSAPKQNAETSVAKAIQDTATKYASGKVIFEQTCITCHQFDGKGVAGTYPPLAQSDYLLADKQRAIQQVLQGSNKLITVNGNTFTSLMPPQELSDLEIADVLNYVYHTWGNNGYTVSSEDVKVKRIALKEK, via the coding sequence ATGAAAAAATTATTTATTTACAGCTTTTTTTTATTTTTCACGTGTGTTGAATTTTATTCTTGTGATGATTCTGCGCCGAAACAAAACGCCGAGACAAGCGTCGCGAAAGCGATTCAAGATACCGCAACAAAATATGCTTCCGGAAAAGTAATTTTCGAACAAACCTGTATTACTTGTCATCAATTTGATGGCAAAGGTGTTGCAGGCACGTATCCGCCACTCGCACAATCCGATTATTTGTTGGCAGATAAGCAACGTGCCATTCAGCAAGTGCTGCAAGGTTCGAACAAACTCATTACGGTAAACGGCAATACATTTACTTCTTTGATGCCTCCTCAAGAATTAAGCGATTTAGAAATTGCTGACGTTTTGAATTATGTATATCATACGTGGGGAAACAATGGTTACACGGTTAGTTCGGAGGATGTAAAGGTAAAACGAATTGCGCTCAAAGAAAAATAA